The Thermodesulfobacteriota bacterium genomic sequence TCAGACATTGGACGAGTGGGATTTTTGGGCCGGCACAATAGGAATCGTGATCTTCGGTCTGGTTGAGATTTTGATGTTCATGTGGGTATTTGGGGGAGAAAAGGCATGGGCTGAAATGAACAGGGATAGTAAGGTGAAAATCCCAAGGATCTTTTACTATGTCTTAAGATATATCACGCCCCTATTTATGTTTGTACTTATAGTTTGGTGGAGTGTTGAGCTATTGCCAGAAGAACTTGAGAAAACTAGCTGGACCATTTGGACGGCTAGAGGGTATCTTATATTTCTTTTTGTAGGTCTTTGGACACTTGTGATCTTAGCTGATAGAAGGAGGAAGAATAAACAAAATGAGTCTTGATGCGCTGATTTTTATGCTATGTGCCTGGGGTTTTACAATAGGTCTTTTGACCTTCTGCATTATCACTCTTATGAAAAACCCCTCAGAATAAACTCTATATATAATTAAAGAGTTACTGCTTGTAGAATTCCTTTTCCCACTCTTTGTGTTTATTCTCAGCTTCTTTAAGAAATGGAGCAAACGCCGCAGCACTTACAACAAGTTTATTGAATAGACTAAATGGAAACTTCACCGGTCTTATAAAGTCTACAAATAAAACTGCTCTAAACCCGTCTGTATCGTTCCAAACCTCATGATTAAAGGTATCATCAAAAACGATACTCTCACCCTCATTCCAGTGGGTTATTTGCTTGTCTATTCTGATCTTGCACTCTTCTTTTGGCTCAGGAACTTTTAACCCTAAGTGATATCTTAACACTCCGTTGTAGGGACCCTTATGAGCAGGGATGTGTTTTTTTGGAGACAGGATGGAAAAGAAAGCGGTTTTCATGCCCGGTATCCTTTTTAACAAACGAACGGTCTCTGGACATTTCTTAGCGTTAGCATCGCTCTCTAGTCCATAGCCCGCAAGAAAGAACGTTTTCCAGTTATTGTCAGTCGTTATAGTTTCAACCTCGGGCATAATTTCGTGGAAGCTAGGAAGATCCTCTCTTCTTTCCATTACGGAGTCAAGCTCTTCTCTGATTTTCCCCCAGTTATCTTCAATCTCTTTAACCCAAGGGAAGGTCTCATTGTCATATATAGGCGGGTTTCCGTATTTAGCAAACCTTACGTTAAAGTCCTCGACCATTTTTATGAATGATGCAAGAAACCCGTTCGCATATTCCTTTGTTTCATAATCAGCTTTTCTATACTCTTTAACTTCGCTTTGTTCTTGTGGTGTTTTATTTTCTTCGCTCATTTTTATACCTTCTTTAATAAGTATTTATATTTTTTTTAGTATTCAATCTGTTTTTCAGGCTTCACCCTACGAAGCTTAATTATATCCTCAATTTGGTGAAGAAAAAACATTATTGCCGCAAGCGTGGTAATACCCACTACCCAAGGATAGCCACCAACAATTGCAATACCTAGCATTGCTATAGAATATACATTCCTTCTTCCCATTGGTCTAACTATTTTGATAACTTTTCTCAAAATAGATGTATTTTGATCTTCAACAAGGCTGTCCACCTTAAAATATGCAACTAAACTTCCTGAAGTTGTGTATCGGGTTAGGAAATAGAATGACCATATTAAAAAGAACGCAAATATAAACAGAGTAATACCGCCCATGATTAGAGCTAAGCTGCTACCTGAAACCAAGTAATAGCCCAGTGGGGCTCCGATTAAAAATGATAACACTGTGAATTGATCCGAAATCGTATCCACCCATTCACCTTCTTTGGTTTCCATAAGCTTGACTCTGGCAACCTCGCCGTCGCAGCGGTCAAGTATGGTTGCTATGTGCATAAATAGAGCACCAATAACCGGGTGTCCTAGTGCGTAAAACACTCCGCAGAGTGAACCTATTATATTAATGCCAATGCTTATCATGTTAGGAGAAAGAGGAGTTTTTACAAGCTGACGGCTTGTTGGAAGAGAAAATTTACTGTTTATATTTCTGGATATCCAGCCGGTGGCTGTTTTCCCAACATAATTGAAAATCAGATCCTCGGCCTCTTTTCCAGTATCCTCATCCTCATTTAGTCTCATCCAATATTTTCCTGAGAACTTTCCATACTTAGCTTTGCCGCTTTCAACTATTTCAGATACTAAGTTTTTTATTGATTTCGTTTTTGAAAAGCTTTTATTCAATAAGTTTCCGCCTGCAATATATGCCCCAACAATTCTTCCCCCATTTGGAGTTATTTCCTCAACCTTATCCCCATTAGCTTTAACCCATAAATCATCCGATGTATCAGCAAGTATAGATATCTCAGTTTTTTTCAGCTCGCTTTCCATAAAACTTGAAAGTGCATCTGGCGTAGTGAGCAAGTTTGACTGGAGTATTAAATATGGAACAGAGTCAAAATGTATTTCTTCGTCTAAAGTTATCCAATTGATTGTGCTTTCAATTCTTTTGTCATTGGAGAGTAAGTCTTTTAAAATGGAATCACTGTCTTGGGTGATTATGGTGAAATGCTCAATGCCAGCTCTTTGAGCAGTTATAACTAGGCGTTTAATTTGTGGGAGCGAGCCGAATTCGATACTTCCGTACCTGTTCAGGTCTGTGTCCTCAATACCTGTTCCGGCCGCTACAACTATTGCATGGTCCATTTCGTCAGCTTGTTTCTACTACTCTTAGGACCCTTTCCTGATAGGATTTCTTGATGAATTTATCTGAGTTAAGTCTTGCTTTAAATAAATCACTCGGATAATCAACATCCATCCAGAATAGGTCGTCTATGTCGAGTGATTTTACTTTATAACCTTTTTTAATAAGTCTATGAATGGCAGAAATATACCATTTGTTCTCAGCACCGCCAGTTCTCATTTCTTCTTCTATTGACCTTTTTAGAAGTTCCACTCCAGTGTCTCTGAAAACCCTTACACCCACAGACTCTGCAGATGCTCTGCTGGTTAGCGTTTTACTAATATCAACAATTTTGCTTTCCTGGATAATAACCTTCATGTCTTCTTCTTCGTAATTACTTTTGCGTTTAACAGGAAGGCAAATTTTCTCATCTCTCATTCTAAGTGCTTGTTCTAAAACATCGATTTCAAATACATCATCCCCGTTCATTACAACCATATCGTTGTCCATCTCTCCTCTAGCAATCCACAGAGAAATTAGACTATTTGTAGTTTGATAAAATGGGTTATACAGGGTTTTAATCTTCATACCTAGGCCGTCATAGTTTCTAAGAAAGTTCTCAACCTTCTCAAAACCAAAGCCCACGACAATCACAATCTCATCAATCCCGCATTCTCTTATATGATTTATTTGATGCTCAAGTATTGTCTCGCCGCCGATTTCTAGTAAGCACTTTGGAATGTACTTTGTGTACGGGTAAAGCCTTTTGCCTCTACCAGCTGCAAGTATGACCGCTTTCATTATATATCCTCTCCGCTATAGAAAACTGAGGTTTATTCGTATGTAACTTAGATATAAAACTTAGATCGGATACAAACTAGGTACCCAAGATCCTCCTTTAATATCCTAAATGTATAACCTCGATTGTGGTTTATGTCAATATTTGAGATGCATTTCCTGACATTTTGCTTCAGGTTTATGCTATATTCGTTTAAAAATGTCTTTGTTTCTGTTTTCTTTACTAAAAACTATAAAGTTTAGCTTCTCGCAACTTTAAGTTTTTTAGTCTCGGGCTTAATGCTTGTGATATTATTGCCCTCATCAACATAAATGAGTTTAGGTGAATGACTTTTGCATTCTTGTTCATCATATGTAGCAAAGCTGGCAACAATAAGACAATCTCCCTCTCTTGCAAGATGAGCTGCTGCTCCGTTAACGCACATAACATTTGAGCCCCTTTTCCCTTCTATTACATATGTCGTAAACCTATGGCCATTTGTAATGTTAAAGATATGAACCTGTTCATAGTGTAGAAGATCTGCTGCATCCATTAGATTTCTGTCTACAGTAATGCTGCCTTCGTATTCCAAATCAGCCTCGGTCACAATAGCCCTGTGTATCTTTGATTTGAGCAGTGTTCTGTCCATTTCTTATCTCCCCTTATAATTATATACTCTAAAGCTTGGTATTATCAATAAGCCGCGCATTCTCAAGCCTTGCCGCAACGGCCACAATATCTCCTTTCTTTACTAATTCATCTTTTTCTAGTGTTAATGCATCTCTTATTTCTAGATAATCAATATTTTCAATTCCAGAGTCCTTAAGTACTTCAAGACCTAAACCTATTAATTCTGAATTCCTTTTGTTACCGCTATCAAAACTACTCTTAATTTTTTTTAGAGATTTTGAAAGTGATAGCGCCTGATGTCTTTGCTGTGCCGATAGGTAAGCATTTCTTGAACTAAGCGCTAACCCATCCTCTTCTCTTACTATAGGCATTCCAATGATCTCAACTTCAAGGTGAAGGTCTTTGACCATTTTTTTTATGATCTGTAACTGCTGATAGTCCTTCTCGCCAAAAACTGCAAGATCGGGTTTGACTATGTTAAATAGTTTCAACACAACAGTGGATACGCCTCTAAAGTGTCCCGGTCTGTGCTCACCGCAAAGAGGCTTTTGAAGATTTTCCACTTCTACAAAGGTCTCAGCACCTTGCGGGTATATTTGCTGAACATCAGGATAAAACACAGCATCTACTCCTAAAGGTTTAATTTTTGTAATATCTCCCTCTAAGTCTCTAGTATATTTTTCATAGTCCTCATTGGGTCCGAACTGCGTTGGGTTTACAAAGATGCTAACAACTAAAAAATCACCTCTTTTTTTTGCCTCTCTCATTAGGCTCAAATGTCCATCATGAAGAGCTCCCATAGTCGGAACAAATGCCACGGATCTGCCATCTTTCTTTATTCTGTCTGAAAGGTTCTGCATATCTTTTACTGTATTGATGATAGCTATCTGAAAATCAGTCATAAGAATGCTCCGAAGCTGGGAAAGAACCTGACTTAACTTCATCTATATATTCTTTTGTTGCTTTTTTCATAGTTTCTCTAAGCTCAGCATATTTCTTTACGAACTTAGGTAGGGGCTCTTCAGACATTCCTAGCAGATCATGAATAACCAATACTTGCCCATCACAGTCAGGGCCCGCGCCTATTCCTATAGTAGGTATATCAATTGATTTCGTAATTTTTTTAGCAAGTTTTTGCGGGATGCTTTCTAGTACCAAAGAGTAAGCACCGGCATCTTCAATCTCCTTTGCCAAAGCGATCAGCTTTGAAGCCTCATCTTTTTCCCTTCCCTGTAGCTTATATCCGCCCATATCGTGAACTGATTGAGGGCGAAGGCCTATATGCCCCATCACCGGTATCCCTGCTTTTCTTATTTCATAAATTGTATCTATGTAGTTCTGTGTAATCTCAAATTTTACAGATTCTGCTCCCGTTTCTTTGATGAACCTGCCCGCATTTCTAACTGCCTCAGTCACAGATGTTTGAAAAGACATAAATGGCATATCTGCACATATATGTGCGCTAGTTACTCCTCTTGAGACTATCTTTGTGTGGTAGAGCATTTCCTCCATAGTTACTGAAAGAGTATTTGGCATGCCTTGAATAACATTACCAAGCGAGTCTCCCACTAAGATAATGTCAACTCCTGCTTCATCTACGATTTTCGCAGTAGGAGCGTCATAAGCTGTAACCATTGCAATCTTTTGCTTTTTCTTCATGGAGCTTATATCTGGGGCAGTTGTTTTTTTCATCTCGATGCTCTTAACGCAAAAAAGCCAGATCAGGCAAAATGCCCTACTGGCTTATCCATTTAAATTTATTAGGTACGGCTGTGTTCCGTCCTGAGTATTTATATCTCAATTATCTCCTCCGTCTCGGTCTTGAAATTAAGATCCAAGCGGCAATGCCTTTAAATAAAAGCCTTTATAAAATAAAGGCAGATCAGCAAATGTCAATAATTACTATATATTTTTTTGCATTACAGAAATCTTGGAGTTAAATATTAATATGGGTGCTAAAATCTACCAGGTTAATGCTTTTGCAGATAAACCATTTTCAGGAAATCCGGCAGCTGTATGTATTTTAGAGTGTGATGCCGAAGAGAGTTGGATGCAAAGTGTTGCTTCTCAGATGAATCTCTCAGAAACTGCCTTTGTATACACAGAGGCGGACGGTTTTAATCTTAGATGGTTTACACCTACAATAGAGGTTGATCTATGTGGTCATGCAACTTTAGCAAGCGCCCATGTACTTTGGAATGAGGGGTATTTAAACTTGGATAAGGTTGCCAAGTTTAATACTAACAGCGGTTTATTAACTGCTTCAAAGAAACAGGACATGATCATACTAGATTTTCCGGCCGAACCTCAAGATGAGGCAGAAATACCCATTATGTTTAATGAAGCTATAGGAGCAGATCATATTTACGTCGGCAAAAACAGGTTTGATTATTTAGTGCAAGTTGAGTCAGAAGAAGTCGTGAGGAATCTGGAACCTAACTTTAATTTGATTAAACAAATTTCAGCCAGAGGAATAATAGTTACATCTATTTCAAGCTCGGATGAATATGATTTTGTATCAAGGTTCTTTGCCCCAGCTTCTGGTATAGATGAGGACCCTGTGACTGGTTCGGCCCACTGCTGTCTTGGACCGTTTTGGCAAAAAAGGCTTGGCAAAAATGAATTTAATGCTTACCAAGCATCTAAAAGAGGCGGCACTATTTATGTCGAAGTTCTTCAGAACAGAGTCTTGGTTGGCGGAAGAGCACATACTGTATTTAAAGGCGAGATGGCTTGAAAATCTAAAAAGATAGTTCATAATACCATTCTTTGCTTGAGAGGTGAGTTAGTCCTAGCAATTAAAATGAATTAATTCAGGCGGCGTAGCCAAGTGGTAAGGCAGCGGTCTGCAAAACCGCAATGCCCCGGTTCGAATCCGGGCGCCGCCTCCATAAATAAATGATTCTGCAAACTTACTCAAAAACTCAGACACATCTGCCCGGGTGGCGGAATTGGTAGACGCAAGGGACTTAAAATCCCTCGAGTTCACACTCGTGCCGGTTCGAGTCCGGCCCCGGGCACCATTTCCACAATTAAATAGCGCCGTGCCGCTCATGAATATGTGAATCTACTGTTATTATGTGATTATTCGGGTTGTATCTTTTAAGGTTACATATGATAGGAAAGAAAAATATCAGAAATCAGTTTAAAACCTTTTCCTCTTCTTCTTCATCGTCCCAATCTTCGTCGTCATCCCAATCGTCATCATCATCAAAAAAGTCATCATCCTCATCCCAATCTTCATCTTCATCTAGATCTTCGTCTTCATCATCCCATTCTTCGTCTTTATATAATAGTGCTGTTTGATCTAATAATAGTAATTCGAGCTCAAAACTCATTGCCTTCTCCTGTACTAATGATTTATCTGAAAAGTTACATTCTGCCATAAAAATGTCAAGAAAATATTAAGGGCAAAAATCTAATTCTCTAGTGCGAAGAATAAACAGAAATAATGTAAGAATTATAGTGCGTTACATAGATATAAAGTGTGATGCCTATTGACCATTTTTTAAAAACTCATGGGCTTTTGATACCATTTCGCTCGAGCCGATAAATATCGGGGTTCTTTGGTGAAGCTCATTGGGTTCGAGATCCAATATGCGGTTATGACCATCAGTTGCCATACCACCTGCTTGCTCAACGATGAAAGACAGCGGGTTACATTCATAAACTAGTCTTAGCTTCCCTTGAGGATAGTCCTCAAGCGGGGGATAAATATAAATCCCGCCTGTGATCATGTTTCTATGAATATCCGCCACCATAGATCCTATATATCTTGCAGAATAGGGCGATCCTGTATCTTTGCCAATTGATTTGCAATACTTGATATAATCTCTAACACCTTGAGGGAAATT encodes the following:
- the panB gene encoding 3-methyl-2-oxobutanoate hydroxymethyltransferase; translated protein: MKKTTAPDISSMKKKQKIAMVTAYDAPTAKIVDEAGVDIILVGDSLGNVIQGMPNTLSVTMEEMLYHTKIVSRGVTSAHICADMPFMSFQTSVTEAVRNAGRFIKETGAESVKFEITQNYIDTIYEIRKAGIPVMGHIGLRPQSVHDMGGYKLQGREKDEASKLIALAKEIEDAGAYSLVLESIPQKLAKKITKSIDIPTIGIGAGPDCDGQVLVIHDLLGMSEEPLPKFVKKYAELRETMKKATKEYIDEVKSGSFPASEHSYD
- a CDS encoding sodium:calcium symporter — encoded protein: QTLDEWDFWAGTIGIVIFGLVEILMFMWVFGGEKAWAEMNRDSKVKIPRIFYYVLRYITPLFMFVLIVWWSVELLPEELEKTSWTIWTARGYLIFLFVGLWTLVILADRRRKNKQNES
- a CDS encoding PhzF family phenazine biosynthesis protein, giving the protein MGAKIYQVNAFADKPFSGNPAAVCILECDAEESWMQSVASQMNLSETAFVYTEADGFNLRWFTPTIEVDLCGHATLASAHVLWNEGYLNLDKVAKFNTNSGLLTASKKQDMIILDFPAEPQDEAEIPIMFNEAIGADHIYVGKNRFDYLVQVESEEVVRNLEPNFNLIKQISARGIIVTSISSSDEYDFVSRFFAPASGIDEDPVTGSAHCCLGPFWQKRLGKNEFNAYQASKRGGTIYVEVLQNRVLVGGRAHTVFKGEMA
- a CDS encoding CDP-alcohol phosphatidyltransferase family protein, with the translated sequence MDHAIVVAAGTGIEDTDLNRYGSIEFGSLPQIKRLVITAQRAGIEHFTIITQDSDSILKDLLSNDKRIESTINWITLDEEIHFDSVPYLILQSNLLTTPDALSSFMESELKKTEISILADTSDDLWVKANGDKVEEITPNGGRIVGAYIAGGNLLNKSFSKTKSIKNLVSEIVESGKAKYGKFSGKYWMRLNEDEDTGKEAEDLIFNYVGKTATGWISRNINSKFSLPTSRQLVKTPLSPNMISIGINIIGSLCGVFYALGHPVIGALFMHIATILDRCDGEVARVKLMETKEGEWVDTISDQFTVLSFLIGAPLGYYLVSGSSLALIMGGITLFIFAFFLIWSFYFLTRYTTSGSLVAYFKVDSLVEDQNTSILRKVIKIVRPMGRRNVYSIAMLGIAIVGGYPWVVGITTLAAIMFFLHQIEDIIKLRRVKPEKQIEY
- a CDS encoding aspartyl/asparaginyl beta-hydroxylase domain-containing protein, whose product is MSEENKTPQEQSEVKEYRKADYETKEYANGFLASFIKMVEDFNVRFAKYGNPPIYDNETFPWVKEIEDNWGKIREELDSVMERREDLPSFHEIMPEVETITTDNNWKTFFLAGYGLESDANAKKCPETVRLLKRIPGMKTAFFSILSPKKHIPAHKGPYNGVLRYHLGLKVPEPKEECKIRIDKQITHWNEGESIVFDDTFNHEVWNDTDGFRAVLFVDFIRPVKFPFSLFNKLVVSAAAFAPFLKEAENKHKEWEKEFYKQ
- the panD gene encoding aspartate 1-decarboxylase, which translates into the protein MDRTLLKSKIHRAIVTEADLEYEGSITVDRNLMDAADLLHYEQVHIFNITNGHRFTTYVIEGKRGSNVMCVNGAAAHLAREGDCLIVASFATYDEQECKSHSPKLIYVDEGNNITSIKPETKKLKVARS
- a CDS encoding phosphocholine cytidylyltransferase family protein — protein: MKAVILAAGRGKRLYPYTKYIPKCLLEIGGETILEHQINHIRECGIDEIVIVVGFGFEKVENFLRNYDGLGMKIKTLYNPFYQTTNSLISLWIARGEMDNDMVVMNGDDVFEIDVLEQALRMRDEKICLPVKRKSNYEEEDMKVIIQESKIVDISKTLTSRASAESVGVRVFRDTGVELLKRSIEEEMRTGGAENKWYISAIHRLIKKGYKVKSLDIDDLFWMDVDYPSDLFKARLNSDKFIKKSYQERVLRVVETS
- the panC gene encoding pantoate--beta-alanine ligase, which encodes MAIINTVKDMQNLSDRIKKDGRSVAFVPTMGALHDGHLSLMREAKKRGDFLVVSIFVNPTQFGPNEDYEKYTRDLEGDITKIKPLGVDAVFYPDVQQIYPQGAETFVEVENLQKPLCGEHRPGHFRGVSTVVLKLFNIVKPDLAVFGEKDYQQLQIIKKMVKDLHLEVEIIGMPIVREEDGLALSSRNAYLSAQQRHQALSLSKSLKKIKSSFDSGNKRNSELIGLGLEVLKDSGIENIDYLEIRDALTLEKDELVKKGDIVAVAARLENARLIDNTKL